In Oceanivirga salmonicida, one DNA window encodes the following:
- a CDS encoding PTS sugar transporter subunit IIB, protein MKRVYLFCNAGMSTSLVASKMQKVANEHNLPIEVKAFSDAKMASIVEEFHPDVILLGPQVKFKYEETKQKYESQGILVEVIDLVEYGNVDGERILKRAIKLLKGGK, encoded by the coding sequence ATGAAGAGAGTATATTTGTTTTGTAATGCAGGGATGTCAACTAGTTTAGTAGCTAGTAAAATGCAAAAAGTTGCTAATGAGCATAATTTACCTATAGAAGTTAAAGCATTTTCAGATGCTAAAATGGCTAGTATAGTTGAGGAATTTCATCCAGATGTTATTTTGTTAGGACCACAAGTTAAATTTAAATATGAGGAAACAAAACAAAAATATGAATCACAGGGAATATTAGTTGAAGTAATAGATTTAGTAGAATATGGTAATGTAGATGGAGAAAGAATTTTAAAAAGAGCAATAAAATTATTAAAAGGGGGTAAATAA